A window from Sphingobacterium hotanense encodes these proteins:
- a CDS encoding Maf family protein codes for MGRTDSYKERLMIQHKLKNISIILGSKSPRRKELLASMDIAFEVEVKETDESYDPALSAVEIVKYIAETKLSAFDRQRYFDKLLICADTIVVDEQGDVLGKPADLEEAKAVIKRLAGKSHRVYTAVALAYQDQKVSFVEETTVWLNHLSDEEIDYYVERFKPLDKAGSYGIQEWIGRVGINKIIGSYENVIGLPTARLQQELKRVFY; via the coding sequence ATGGGGCGTACAGACTCATATAAAGAGCGTTTAATGATCCAGCATAAGTTGAAAAATATTTCGATCATCCTCGGGTCGAAATCGCCTAGACGAAAAGAGTTGCTAGCTTCAATGGATATTGCTTTTGAAGTTGAAGTCAAAGAAACAGATGAATCTTACGACCCAGCGCTTTCAGCCGTAGAAATCGTGAAGTATATCGCCGAAACGAAACTTAGCGCATTTGATCGCCAGCGCTACTTTGATAAGCTATTAATCTGCGCAGATACCATTGTTGTAGACGAGCAGGGCGATGTACTCGGAAAACCTGCCGATCTGGAAGAAGCAAAAGCCGTAATTAAACGCTTAGCTGGCAAATCACATCGTGTTTACACAGCAGTCGCCTTAGCCTACCAAGACCAAAAAGTAAGCTTCGTCGAAGAAACAACCGTTTGGTTAAATCATCTGTCAGATGAAGAAATCGACTACTACGTCGAGCGTTTTAAACCATTGGATAAAGCCGGTTCTTACGGCATCCAAGAATGGATCGGTAGAGTAGGGATTAATAAAATCATCGGCTCCTACGAAAATGTAATCGGACTACCAACAGCACGGTTGCAGCAAGAACTTAAGCGAGTATTTTATTAG
- a CDS encoding KdsC family phosphatase → MIFQKFTQIKAVVLDVDGVLTDGTLQVNESGDQLRTFYVKDGYAMQLAEKMGLMLWVISGGRSEGVRLRLQGLGVKEIHLGVSQKMDVLNELLTKYELTADQLMYVGDDMPDYEVMQVVGIAACPVDAVEDIKTISHYMSPFKGGRGVVRDILEKILKLQGKWGVQTHIKSV, encoded by the coding sequence ATGATCTTTCAGAAGTTTACACAGATAAAGGCAGTTGTATTAGATGTTGATGGTGTATTGACCGATGGCACCCTGCAAGTCAATGAATCGGGCGATCAGTTACGGACCTTCTATGTGAAGGATGGTTATGCCATGCAATTAGCAGAGAAAATGGGCCTGATGTTATGGGTGATATCCGGCGGAAGATCGGAGGGCGTACGATTGCGTCTGCAAGGACTCGGTGTCAAAGAAATACACTTAGGCGTGAGCCAAAAGATGGACGTTCTGAACGAGCTGTTGACTAAATATGAATTAACCGCCGATCAGCTAATGTATGTTGGCGATGATATGCCAGACTACGAGGTGATGCAGGTCGTTGGTATCGCAGCATGCCCGGTTGATGCCGTAGAGGATATCAAAACCATCTCCCACTATATGTCGCCATTTAAAGGTGGACGAGGTGTTGTGCGAGATATCTTAGAAAAGATATTAAAGCTACAGGGAAAATGGGGCGTACAGACTCATATAAAGAGCGTTTAA
- the floA gene encoding flotillin-like protein FloA (flotillin-like protein involved in membrane lipid rafts), whose product MDPAIQLVLIIIGAVIAIFFLLYLLPVNLWFTAQLSNVKISLLNLVLMRLRKVSPALVTNAMITSTKAGLKISSNEIETHYLAGGNVNKVIKALISADKANIPLDFKLATAIDLAGRDVFDAVQLSVNPQVINTPPVAAVAKDGIQLIAKARVTVRANINQLVGGAGEETILARVGEGIVTTIGSSSNHKEVLENPDRISKTVLSKGLDSGTAFEILSIDIADIDIGENVGAKLQTDQAEADLKVANARAEERRAMAVATEQEMRAKAQEAKAKVIEAESQVPMALAEAFRNGNLGIMDYYKMQNIQADTDMRTSIAKPNGPEKK is encoded by the coding sequence ATGGATCCAGCAATTCAACTCGTACTCATTATTATCGGAGCGGTAATCGCCATATTCTTCCTACTTTATCTACTTCCTGTCAATCTGTGGTTTACAGCACAGCTGTCCAATGTTAAGATCAGTTTACTGAATCTTGTATTGATGCGCCTAAGGAAAGTGTCGCCAGCATTGGTCACCAATGCCATGATCACTTCTACCAAAGCAGGTTTAAAGATTAGTTCTAATGAAATAGAAACGCACTACTTAGCGGGTGGGAATGTAAATAAAGTAATCAAAGCACTGATCTCTGCTGACAAAGCTAATATCCCGCTCGATTTTAAACTAGCAACTGCTATTGACTTAGCAGGTCGTGACGTGTTTGATGCGGTACAGCTCTCTGTAAATCCGCAGGTAATTAATACACCTCCGGTGGCTGCCGTAGCAAAGGACGGTATTCAACTAATCGCAAAAGCGCGGGTGACGGTTCGTGCAAACATCAACCAATTAGTTGGTGGTGCCGGTGAAGAAACAATCCTAGCGCGTGTTGGTGAAGGGATCGTTACGACGATCGGTTCTTCTAGCAATCATAAAGAAGTATTGGAGAATCCCGATAGAATCTCAAAAACGGTACTATCAAAAGGACTAGACTCGGGAACAGCCTTTGAAATCCTTTCTATTGATATCGCAGATATCGATATCGGTGAAAACGTAGGAGCGAAGTTACAAACAGACCAAGCGGAAGCCGATCTAAAGGTAGCCAATGCAAGAGCAGAAGAGCGTCGCGCGATGGCCGTAGCAACTGAGCAAGAGATGCGCGCGAAAGCACAAGAAGCGAAGGCAAAAGTAATTGAAGCCGAATCTCAAGTACCAATGGCTTTAGCAGAGGCATTTAGAAATGGTAATCTAGGTATTATGGATTATTATAAAATGCAGAATATCCAAGCAGATACCGATATGAGAACTTCAATCGCTAAACCAAACGGACCAGAGAAAAAATAG
- a CDS encoding response regulator has protein sequence MSLDMFKLKSARLQAMVSIIVATLVIIFSYWYFTAKQKEYTGAMKEYMDLAQEKFYLIQDWEVEIQQISKFNSLEHNVDAYSRERARTNINATISKLASTNVLIDTVPHSIAKIQAVSDSILSRSAMKSSNSLNTISNNLSDEQDMISAASNMMTNEIIAKRATKTEQKLKFLETTRSITLALGIVSLLVILYVIYQIMKLSVYLTKTSEAERKLNDEFQRTTDKLEELNWVLQNSAKVYNIVNGNLSEHQIAKNALSIVRDVLEGHAAAIYIRKIDSYELTLKDSYGLDSKQLLSNILIGEGIVGHVAESKLPKVFDITELNQVKLSSGIVSALPAKVIIFPIVFEEYCIGVLEVFGSFSKEREENILNFLTRAGRAIGSAIKSRQDQSLVEDLLAETQHQTEELEAQQEELRITNEELVYKTNLLEASEEELRVQQEELSQANKELNQKAAELEKRNVDLKDAQQVVEQKITEVEQASKYKSEFMANMSHELRTPLNSILILAKLLQDNKQKNLSEDQIKYSSVIYNAGSDLLQLINELLDLAKIESGKVELNNEVIPVAGFAHNIESLFKEIADDKKIDFKVDISEAPAEFVSDEYRLEQVTKNFLSNAFKFTERNGQVSLKISLNQNNLNFAVTDSGIGISAEKQTLIFEAFRQEDGSTSRKYGGTGLGLSISKEIASLLGGRIVLESEPSVGSKFTLIIPYVAPSALSLDESPKTQEEQAPVREIEKPKAHITPKPAEEKPMNNAEVAGEKAILIIEDDINFSEILKSFAEGYGFTALQAYDGETGIQLAKSKLPDAIILDVMLPIADGWEVLRTLKNAEETKHIPIHMMSAASFDKKEFLEDGAIGFMSKPVSEASIESAFENINLNLNKGVKKILLIEDQEFQSDLIKKAFAEQQINVIQAFTVESGLKKLEQEGNFDCIILDIKLPDGSGLEMLDKIKSDKKYEKLPVIINTAYDLSTEQTERIMRHTQSMVLKSSKSNTRLTDEVNLFLNKLTEPTYNPVKNLDKIANKENYGTSNLDGKCVLIADDDMRNVFALTSSLQEYNMQIEIANNGREAVEMVNDPANHIDIVLMDIMMPEMDGYEAIQLIRKEKKNNNLPIIAVTAKAMKGDREKSIDLGASDYVSKPIDIDKLVSLMQVWLS, from the coding sequence ATGTCATTAGACATGTTCAAACTCAAGTCAGCGCGATTACAGGCTATGGTAAGCATCATAGTGGCGACTTTGGTCATCATATTCTCTTACTGGTATTTTACTGCCAAGCAGAAGGAATATACCGGTGCGATGAAGGAATATATGGATTTAGCGCAGGAGAAATTCTATTTGATCCAGGATTGGGAGGTAGAAATTCAGCAGATTTCTAAATTCAATTCCTTGGAACATAATGTAGACGCTTATTCCAGAGAGCGTGCGCGTACGAATATTAATGCAACCATCAGCAAGCTGGCATCGACGAACGTTTTAATCGACACTGTTCCGCACAGTATAGCGAAGATTCAAGCAGTCAGCGATAGCATTCTGAGCCGAAGCGCTATGAAATCCAGCAACAGCTTAAACACGATTTCTAATAACCTGTCTGATGAGCAGGATATGATATCGGCGGCGAGCAACATGATGACCAATGAGATTATCGCGAAGCGTGCTACAAAGACCGAACAAAAGCTAAAGTTTTTAGAAACTACGCGTTCGATTACGCTAGCACTAGGAATTGTCTCCTTGTTGGTTATCCTATATGTTATCTATCAGATCATGAAGCTTTCGGTTTATTTGACAAAAACGTCGGAAGCAGAGCGTAAGCTCAACGATGAGTTTCAACGTACGACAGATAAACTGGAGGAACTAAACTGGGTTTTGCAGAATTCGGCAAAAGTCTACAATATTGTCAATGGCAACCTTTCAGAACACCAAATCGCCAAGAATGCTTTATCCATTGTCCGAGATGTATTGGAGGGACATGCTGCTGCGATTTATATTCGAAAAATTGATTCGTACGAGCTGACTTTAAAGGACTCTTATGGATTAGATTCCAAACAGCTTTTGAGCAACATATTGATTGGTGAAGGAATCGTCGGCCATGTTGCCGAGTCAAAACTGCCAAAGGTATTCGATATCACTGAGCTCAATCAAGTTAAATTGAGTTCAGGGATTGTTTCGGCACTTCCTGCAAAAGTTATTATCTTCCCTATCGTGTTCGAAGAATACTGTATTGGCGTACTTGAAGTTTTTGGTTCCTTCAGCAAGGAACGTGAAGAGAATATCTTAAATTTCCTTACGCGCGCCGGTCGCGCAATTGGTTCTGCGATCAAATCCAGACAAGATCAGAGTCTAGTAGAAGATCTATTGGCTGAAACGCAACATCAGACCGAAGAGTTGGAAGCGCAGCAAGAGGAACTACGCATCACCAATGAGGAGCTTGTTTATAAGACGAATTTGTTAGAAGCCTCGGAAGAGGAACTGCGGGTACAGCAAGAGGAACTTTCGCAAGCGAATAAAGAACTTAACCAAAAGGCGGCAGAACTGGAGAAACGCAACGTGGATTTGAAAGATGCGCAGCAAGTTGTCGAGCAGAAAATTACCGAGGTAGAGCAAGCCAGCAAATATAAATCGGAGTTCATGGCTAATATGAGCCATGAGCTAAGAACGCCATTGAACAGTATATTGATTTTGGCGAAGTTACTTCAGGACAATAAACAAAAGAATCTATCGGAAGATCAGATCAAATATTCATCCGTTATCTATAATGCCGGCTCGGATTTATTGCAATTGATCAATGAGCTGCTCGATTTGGCTAAGATTGAATCAGGTAAAGTTGAATTAAATAACGAAGTCATTCCGGTTGCAGGATTTGCCCATAATATCGAATCATTGTTTAAAGAAATTGCGGATGATAAGAAGATTGACTTTAAAGTGGATATCTCCGAGGCTCCTGCAGAATTCGTTTCCGACGAATATCGTTTAGAGCAGGTGACAAAGAACTTTCTTTCTAACGCATTCAAGTTTACGGAGCGGAATGGACAGGTCAGCTTGAAGATTAGCTTGAATCAGAATAATCTTAATTTCGCCGTTACCGACTCGGGCATTGGTATTTCGGCAGAAAAACAGACGTTGATTTTTGAAGCCTTCCGACAGGAAGATGGCTCTACGAGTCGTAAATATGGCGGAACCGGTTTGGGATTATCCATCTCCAAGGAAATAGCTTCCCTATTAGGTGGGCGCATTGTTCTTGAAAGCGAACCAAGTGTTGGAAGTAAGTTCACACTGATCATCCCTTATGTCGCACCTTCTGCCCTATCGCTAGACGAATCGCCAAAAACTCAAGAGGAACAAGCGCCTGTAAGAGAGATCGAGAAGCCGAAGGCACATATCACCCCTAAACCAGCCGAAGAAAAACCAATGAACAATGCTGAAGTTGCTGGCGAAAAGGCTATTCTGATCATTGAAGATGATATTAATTTTTCCGAGATATTAAAAAGCTTCGCAGAGGGATACGGTTTTACGGCCCTTCAAGCTTATGATGGGGAAACCGGTATTCAACTAGCGAAGTCGAAGCTTCCGGACGCCATTATCCTCGATGTGATGCTTCCGATTGCCGACGGCTGGGAAGTATTGCGCACGCTAAAAAATGCGGAGGAGACGAAGCATATCCCTATTCATATGATGTCGGCAGCAAGTTTTGATAAAAAAGAGTTCTTAGAAGATGGAGCAATCGGGTTTATGTCTAAACCTGTAAGCGAAGCAAGTATAGAATCCGCATTTGAGAACATCAATTTGAACTTGAACAAAGGCGTGAAGAAAATTTTGCTGATCGAGGATCAAGAGTTCCAAAGTGATTTAATCAAGAAAGCTTTTGCAGAACAGCAGATCAATGTGATCCAAGCATTCACCGTAGAATCGGGACTAAAGAAATTAGAACAGGAAGGAAACTTCGATTGTATAATACTTGACATCAAGCTTCCTGACGGTAGTGGATTAGAGATGCTCGACAAGATTAAATCGGATAAAAAATACGAGAAGCTTCCGGTGATCATCAATACAGCATACGATCTATCGACCGAACAAACGGAGCGCATTATGCGCCACACCCAATCCATGGTTCTGAAATCGAGCAAATCGAACACCCGTTTAACGGATGAGGTGAATTTGTTCCTGAACAAGTTGACAGAGCCGACGTATAATCCTGTCAAGAATCTAGATAAGATTGCCAATAAGGAAAATTACGGAACCAGTAATTTGGACGGTAAGTGTGTGTTGATTGCGGATGATGATATGCGGAATGTTTTTGCATTGACTTCATCGCTGCAGGAATACAATATGCAAATTGAGATTGCTAATAATGGTCGCGAAGCTGTGGAGATGGTCAATGACCCTGCAAACCATATTGATATTGTGCTCATGGACATCATGATGCCTGAGATGGATGGCTATGAGGCTATACAGTTAATACGTAAAGAGAAAAAGAATAATAATCTACCGATTATAGCCGTTACAGCGAAGGCAATGAAGGGAGATAGAGAGAAGTCTATCGATTTGGGGGCTAGTGATTACGTAAGCAAACCAATCGATATCGACAAGTTGGTATCATTAATGCAAGTATGGCTAAGTTAG
- a CDS encoding CheR family methyltransferase, translated as MAKLEDSYELSFTEIEDLIFLLKNISDFDLSGYTRSSLKRRIQRIMGLEQMDIVDLKNALVNVPGFQTYFVEEVTVNVTEMFRDPGFYNKLVNDIIPYLSTFPRIKIWSAGCSTGEEVYSLAILLKEHGLSDRSFIYGTDINSKVLDIAKKGIYPLKKFKEYTENFNAFDSKEHFASYYTARYDAAIINHDLRQNILFSTHNLATDQVFNEFHLITCRNVLIYFDLKLQERVMNLFYESLALFGFLCLGTKETLLRHEVMKNFKVVDKEYNIYQKIK; from the coding sequence ATGGCTAAGTTAGAGGATTCTTACGAATTGAGTTTTACAGAAATCGAAGATCTGATTTTTCTATTGAAGAATATTTCCGATTTTGACCTTTCTGGCTATACTCGTTCGTCGTTGAAGCGCAGAATTCAACGGATTATGGGTTTAGAGCAGATGGACATCGTCGACCTCAAGAACGCCTTGGTCAATGTACCAGGCTTTCAGACATATTTTGTTGAGGAAGTGACAGTCAACGTGACGGAGATGTTCCGTGATCCGGGTTTTTATAATAAGCTGGTTAACGACATTATCCCCTATTTATCAACCTTTCCAAGAATTAAGATTTGGAGTGCCGGATGTTCTACAGGCGAAGAGGTTTATTCCCTCGCCATCCTGCTAAAAGAACATGGACTTAGCGATCGCTCTTTTATCTATGGAACGGATATCAACAGTAAGGTATTAGATATTGCGAAAAAAGGAATCTACCCGTTGAAGAAGTTCAAAGAATATACCGAGAATTTCAATGCCTTCGATTCCAAAGAGCATTTTGCGTCCTATTATACCGCACGTTACGATGCGGCTATCATCAATCATGATTTAAGACAGAATATTTTATTTTCTACACATAATTTGGCAACGGATCAAGTTTTTAATGAATTTCATTTGATAACCTGTCGAAATGTATTGATTTATTTTGATTTGAAGCTTCAAGAGCGGGTCATGAATCTGTTCTACGAATCTCTTGCGCTATTTGGCTTTTTATGCTTGGGTACTAAGGAAACCTTGTTGCGCCATGAGGTCATGAAGAATTTCAAAGTGGTAGACAAGGAATATAATATCTACCAAAAGATTAAATAA
- a CDS encoding chemotaxis protein CheB, with protein sequence MEELAKNIIVVGGSAGAYEVIVDILDHLPAYFSAAIVVVLHRNSKYETKVESSLSRRLNRKVTSVKDKLPILADNIYFAPPGYHLMVEPDHRFSLDISEPVQFSRPSIDVFFESVADVYKTNTTAFLLSGANTDGANGLKRLAELGATCYVQSPEEAKIDTMPKSGQKVSKNVTTLTNAKIITYFSLLT encoded by the coding sequence ATGGAAGAATTGGCAAAAAATATCATTGTGGTTGGTGGGTCCGCGGGGGCTTATGAAGTCATCGTGGATATTTTAGATCACCTTCCGGCATACTTTTCTGCGGCGATCGTAGTGGTTTTACATCGTAATTCTAAATATGAAACGAAAGTAGAGTCAAGTTTATCGCGACGCCTGAACAGGAAGGTCACTTCCGTGAAAGACAAGTTGCCCATTCTGGCCGACAACATTTACTTCGCACCTCCGGGTTATCATTTAATGGTAGAGCCAGACCATCGATTTTCGTTAGATATTTCGGAACCTGTTCAGTTCTCAAGACCATCTATCGACGTATTCTTTGAGTCTGTCGCTGACGTGTACAAAACAAACACGACGGCATTTTTGTTGTCAGGAGCAAATACTGACGGAGCGAACGGTTTGAAACGCTTGGCTGAGCTGGGTGCAACCTGTTATGTGCAATCGCCCGAAGAGGCGAAAATCGATACGATGCCGAAAAGCGGTCAGAAAGTATCAAAAAATGTTACAACACTTACTAATGCTAAAATAATTACCTATTTTAGCCTATTAACATAA
- a CDS encoding response regulator, giving the protein MKTINILLLDDKEENIISLSALLEDVDHVNLISSTDPNDALKICWKEDISIALVDVQMPKINGFEFVSILKSNPKTSHIMAIMVTAISKEDKYLLQGLESGAVDYLYKPLNPEITVAKVRSFVQQILVQQELKEKNRELELSRQELLKTKEEAVQARKSKEIFLANMSHEIRTPINGIMGIMHMFKSSELTAEQRDWLKRLDNASQSLLLIINDILDLSKIDSGMLKIEFEDFSLLKMIEDIDRIFKIKATHKNLNFEIEVDEGVPQYIRYDSLRLQQIISNFISNSLKFTESGSIILTVNLLEQRANNFLLRFIVKDTGIGIKADSVEKIFMAFEQADDGITKKFGGTGLGLAIVKRLAKLLNGQVGAKSEYGKGSEFYFEGWFEASDHDEQKNETNAPSYNTFPKFSNMRVLVAEDNDLNSFMLAHMLRSWNCEVDIVRNGRLALENVEANHYDLILMDTHMPIMSGFEAIKEIKNHIIPEKHGIPIITISASVLEHEQAAAFQAGADGVIGKPFDPIELYQKIVSVTAKINS; this is encoded by the coding sequence ATGAAGACTATCAACATTTTGCTTCTTGATGATAAGGAAGAAAATATCATCAGTTTGAGCGCATTATTGGAAGATGTTGACCATGTTAATCTTATTTCCTCAACAGATCCCAATGACGCATTGAAAATCTGTTGGAAAGAGGACATTTCTATTGCTTTAGTTGATGTCCAAATGCCCAAGATCAATGGATTTGAGTTTGTTTCAATTCTTAAATCCAATCCAAAGACGAGCCATATTATGGCGATCATGGTTACTGCGATTTCCAAGGAGGATAAGTATTTATTACAAGGGCTTGAAAGTGGCGCTGTCGATTACCTCTACAAACCGCTGAACCCCGAAATTACCGTTGCGAAAGTGCGTTCTTTTGTACAGCAGATTTTGGTACAACAAGAGCTGAAAGAGAAGAATCGCGAATTGGAACTTTCTCGACAGGAGTTATTAAAAACAAAAGAAGAGGCCGTACAGGCCAGAAAATCTAAGGAGATTTTCCTGGCGAACATGAGCCATGAGATCCGAACGCCTATCAATGGTATTATGGGGATTATGCATATGTTCAAAAGTTCGGAGCTCACCGCAGAGCAACGCGATTGGTTAAAGCGATTGGATAATGCTTCGCAATCGCTCCTGCTTATTATCAATGATATCCTCGACCTCTCCAAGATTGATTCGGGAATGTTGAAGATCGAATTCGAAGACTTTAGCTTGCTGAAGATGATTGAGGATATCGATCGAATATTTAAGATAAAGGCAACCCATAAGAATCTAAATTTTGAAATTGAAGTTGACGAAGGTGTTCCTCAATATATTCGCTACGACTCCCTGCGCTTACAGCAAATTATCAGCAATTTCATTTCGAACAGTTTAAAGTTCACCGAATCGGGTTCTATCATTCTAACGGTGAATTTGTTGGAACAGCGTGCTAATAACTTTCTGCTGCGCTTTATTGTCAAGGATACGGGGATCGGTATCAAAGCGGATTCTGTAGAGAAAATCTTTATGGCTTTCGAACAGGCTGATGATGGTATTACGAAGAAATTCGGTGGTACTGGACTTGGACTTGCGATTGTAAAACGTCTAGCGAAGTTGTTAAATGGTCAGGTGGGTGCAAAGAGTGAATATGGTAAGGGTTCGGAATTCTATTTTGAAGGCTGGTTTGAGGCATCGGACCATGACGAGCAGAAAAATGAGACGAATGCGCCTTCTTATAATACCTTTCCGAAGTTTAGCAATATGCGCGTCTTGGTAGCAGAGGATAATGATTTAAACTCCTTTATGCTTGCTCACATGTTGCGCAGCTGGAATTGTGAAGTAGATATCGTTCGCAATGGCCGCTTGGCTTTAGAAAACGTAGAAGCAAATCATTATGATTTGATCCTTATGGATACCCATATGCCAATCATGAGCGGCTTCGAGGCTATTAAAGAGATAAAAAATCATATTATACCGGAAAAACATGGTATTCCTATCATCACGATCTCCGCTTCTGTATTGGAGCATGAGCAGGCTGCAGCCTTCCAGGCGGGTGCAGACGGTGTGATTGGGAAACCTTTTGACCCGATTGAACTCTATCAAAAGATTGTTTCTGTCACGGCAAAGATTAATTCTTAA
- a CDS encoding plastocyanin/azurin family copper-binding protein, whose translation MKKLILAPALALAIAVSSCGNNAEKKEETTSTESTPTTEAPASTTEETVPGIENVTSSQTWTVEGNDQMQFNINLIRVKAGEPVELTLKNVGSMPKESMGHNFVVLKPGVDIPTFGGEAAAAADSEYIPKSSLTSIVAHTKLLGPGESDKITFTLEKGVYPYLCSFPGHFGIMQGKIVAE comes from the coding sequence ATGAAAAAATTAATTTTAGCTCCTGCATTGGCTCTAGCTATTGCGGTTTCTTCTTGCGGAAATAATGCAGAGAAGAAAGAGGAGACTACTTCTACGGAATCCACACCGACTACTGAGGCTCCTGCTTCAACTACAGAAGAAACAGTACCAGGAATCGAAAATGTAACATCTTCACAAACTTGGACAGTTGAAGGAAATGATCAAATGCAGTTTAACATCAACTTAATTCGCGTTAAAGCGGGTGAGCCAGTTGAATTGACGTTGAAAAACGTTGGATCAATGCCTAAAGAGTCTATGGGTCACAACTTTGTAGTTTTGAAACCAGGTGTTGATATCCCTACATTCGGTGGCGAAGCTGCAGCTGCTGCTGACAGCGAGTACATCCCTAAATCATCACTTACTTCTATCGTAGCACACACGAAATTATTAGGTCCAGGTGAGTCTGATAAAATCACTTTCACATTGGAAAAAGGAGTTTATCCTTACCTATGTAGTTTCCCTGGTCACTTCGGTATCATGCAAGGAAAAATCGTAGCTGAATAA
- the lpdA gene encoding dihydrolipoyl dehydrogenase, protein MQYDVIVIGSGPGGYVAAIRCAQLGLKTAVIEKYSTFGGTCLNVGCIPSKALLDSSEHYHNAAHNFDQHGISLSSLKIDMKKMIARKNDVITQNTAGITFLFKKNKIDSFEGVGSFVDKNTIKITKNDGSTEEIKGKNIIIATGSKPTALPFLPVDKSRIITSTEALNLTEVPKHLIVIGGGVIGLELGSVYARLGAKVSVVEYAKSIIATMDGGLGKELQRVLKKNLGMEFFMSHKVTGAVAKGKKVTVTAEDSKGQEVVLEGDYCIVAVGRTAYTEGLGLENIGIKTEERGNKITVNEHMETSVEGVYAIGDVVRGAMLAHKAEDEGIYVAERIVGQKPHIDYNLIPGVVYTWPEVASVGQTEEQLKEAGKKYKSGSFSFKASGRAKASGDTDGFIKVLADADTDEILGVHMIGPRAADMIAEAVVAMEYRASAEDIGRICHAHPTFTEALKEAALAATANRAIHA, encoded by the coding sequence ATGCAATACGACGTAATTGTAATCGGTAGTGGTCCAGGTGGATATGTTGCCGCTATCCGTTGTGCTCAACTTGGTTTGAAAACTGCTGTTATCGAAAAATATAGCACATTTGGTGGTACCTGTTTAAATGTAGGTTGTATTCCTTCAAAAGCCTTATTGGACTCTTCGGAGCACTATCATAATGCCGCTCATAATTTTGATCAACATGGTATCTCTTTGAGCAGCTTAAAAATTGATATGAAGAAAATGATCGCTCGTAAAAACGACGTCATTACTCAAAATACGGCTGGTATTACTTTCTTATTCAAGAAAAACAAAATCGATAGCTTCGAAGGCGTTGGTTCATTTGTGGATAAGAACACGATTAAAATCACTAAGAACGATGGTTCTACGGAAGAAATCAAAGGTAAGAACATCATTATTGCTACAGGTTCGAAACCAACAGCATTACCTTTCTTGCCAGTTGACAAGAGTCGTATCATCACTTCAACAGAAGCTTTAAACTTAACAGAAGTACCTAAGCACCTGATCGTAATTGGTGGTGGTGTTATCGGTCTAGAGTTAGGTTCCGTATATGCACGTTTGGGAGCTAAGGTTTCCGTTGTGGAATACGCGAAGTCAATCATCGCAACTATGGATGGTGGATTAGGTAAAGAATTACAACGTGTCTTGAAGAAAAACTTAGGTATGGAGTTTTTCATGAGCCACAAAGTTACTGGTGCTGTTGCTAAAGGCAAAAAAGTAACGGTTACTGCAGAGGACTCAAAAGGACAAGAAGTTGTTTTAGAAGGCGATTACTGTATTGTAGCTGTCGGTAGAACGGCTTACACTGAAGGCTTGGGCTTAGAAAATATCGGTATCAAGACGGAAGAACGCGGAAACAAAATCACAGTTAATGAGCATATGGAAACTTCAGTAGAAGGAGTTTATGCAATTGGTGATGTTGTTCGTGGTGCTATGTTAGCTCACAAAGCAGAAGATGAAGGTATCTATGTTGCGGAACGCATTGTAGGTCAAAAACCTCATATTGATTATAACTTAATTCCTGGTGTAGTTTACACATGGCCAGAAGTTGCATCTGTTGGTCAAACTGAAGAGCAATTGAAAGAAGCTGGTAAGAAATACAAATCAGGAAGTTTCTCATTCAAAGCATCAGGCCGTGCGAAAGCATCTGGTGACACGGATGGATTTATCAAGGTATTAGCAGACGCAGATACTGATGAGATCTTAGGTGTTCACATGATTGGTCCACGTGCCGCAGATATGATCGCTGAAGCTGTGGTAGCAATGGAATACCGCGCATCTGCAGAAGATATCGGTAGAATCTGCCATGCTCACCCAACATTTACGGAAGCATTAAAAGAAGCTGCATTAGCAGCAACTGCAAATAGAGCGATCCACGCTTAA